The Cydia pomonella isolate Wapato2018A chromosome 13, ilCydPomo1, whole genome shotgun sequence genome segment GAATTAACATCTGGGTCCCGCAATACAAAGCAGTTCTATTTGTAAATCAGTTTTCGCAAAACTTGACGGTATAGGTTCTTATATATCGACTTCCGAAAACGAGCAAACATTCTGAGTTTAAttcttttttgagaaaattcatttaaattgcaatgtaattaaaaatacgttAGCTAATTTCTATAGCTATTTGTTTGCAGATTTGATGATTAAGTTTTTTCTAATGcaatataaacattattttcaattaattgttaataataccCATTTTTTGTGAATTATAACCATTTTGCTTTTTACCTAGGTATGCAATTTACTGGAATTCACTAAtgggacatttttattttcggaCTCTACCTTTTCTGATCTCTTgtttaactacatatatttttctctAGGTTTATTACAGAACCCATAACAAAcactacacacacacatactacaacaaatttatataattatggaATAGAGGATTGATAGGAAAtcgtaaataacaatatttccaCTGCAATTGAAACGACGTAAGCCAAACTAGTCCGATAATTATATGCAAGCTATAAAACGAAACAAGTTTCTCGTTAATCCCAGTTCTCATAGTAACTTGAAGCGCGCGGTAGGGcttattttaagattaaaacattattatttcataattaaatacctaacacAAAAGTGATAAAGCAAGAAATTAAGTCGGTGTCATATGTGAAATCGAAAAATCAACATTACAATTACCTATCTAAATTTAATTCAAACATAATAACAGTAAACataataaactacttactattTTTACGCGTCCACTCTTTCAAAGTTTTTTCAAaagtttgaatttcgaacgagcctgagaaagttttttttaaatggcggGTTTAGAAGGCTTGAGTGATCATGATAAGGCAGTGTTGAGGAGTATTTTTGATCCCACGGCTACTATTGCTGATGTTGATGTGAATGAAGATACATTTGAGGAGGCAGATGATGGTAAGTTAACAATACTTAGGTAGTTACGGCGCCTCCACAGCGCCGATGAATGtatgttatatatgtatgtgtgtgttcgATTCAATTTATGGCCAACCAACCGCTGCTGCCCGCTGGCGTCCAGACTGTGTCTGTGTGTGACCTTACCTCTAAACATTTGATTGTTTTAGAGGCAACAACGGACGCTGAAAAGCAGTCAGTACAGCTCTGCGCCCAAGGTGTGCGATTAGCCAATGAAGGCAAACTGGACGAAGCCTTGGATGTGCTCAGTAAAGGCATCGAGTTGGCCCCAGAGCGCGCGTCCGCGTACAACGATAGGGCGCAGCTGTTGCGTCTCATGAAGAAAGATGATGGTAAGTGACGTATAGGGGAGTGAAGACAAACTGAACGAGGACTTTGAGGAGTTTACTAGGGAGTCGAGTTAGATCCGAAGCGCATGTCTGCTTATAATGACAGAGCGGGAGACGCAGGGGGCAATTGATGctaaattttttttgtactaattCCAGAAGCCATGACGGACTTAGATCGCGCACTCCAACTGACGGCGGGACGAAAAACAAAGGCTCGCGCACTAGCTCTGTGTCAGCGCGGCGTCCTCCTGCGAAAGCGGGGTGAAGATGCCCGCCCAGTGTTCCTCGAGGCGGCCAAGCTTGGCAGTGGATTCGCCAAAAAGCAGGTAAATATACCTGCCACCCTGAAGTAGGCTCTAATGATTCTTAAAACAAGCAGCCTAGCTTGGTATTGGCTCGTTAAGAAACAGATACTCAAAACCGCGCGAACTAGCTCTGTATCAGCGCAGCGTCCTCCTTCGAAAGCGGCGTTAACTTCAcagaaaattttttttcacaatttgatgtataaagGGTGGATCACCTGTGGTGGTAATACTGAGCAACTTATAGTATGGGACCAACGCCGAAatcccgaaaaaaaaatttactctcccatagaaaatgtcagtCAGACAGCAAAAATGTaagtatgaaacagccaattttttttcgtgttttcggggttggtcccgtaGAAAAAGGTGCTCAGTATAACCCCCGTATAATCgcaatttgtttttcgctcctaactttcATATGTAATCAAAACGAGAACCATGGCATGGCTAtgggcaataaaaaaaatatcgatattatataatttgtaaaaatattttcaatatgtcaataaCTAAAATATGGGGAGATTACGTTTGTGTGGAGAAGTGATCATCCACGTTCCTCTTAACATTTATCTATCGTAAaccaaaataaatgtcataagtATAGGTACTTGGAAAAAATTATAAAGGCCTCTATGACCCAGGGCCTCTCCCGAGTTGATTCGGTTAGCtcgaaccatactgttctaccttagggATGGCCAGGGGACGCCATAGCTGAGGATGCTTGTTTGTTTCCAGCCCTGGTCCTAGTACCAGGTAGGTATTAGGCGTCCAAGTATTCCTgtttatgatttaaatttataagtacttgaaataacacaaaatattttcaaaaataatttgttctaatagtCATCTAACATGTCTGACCATTCATCAGGTGGTCGAGCTGAATCCCTACGCCGCTCTCTGTAACCAGATGTTGAGTGAAGTCATGAGAGGAGAGGTGAAATTGGCTGGCATCCCGGAGCCAGATCAGTAAGGACGGTGGACTTGcagatttatattatttgtaggTCGTTTTCAACatgtgtacagtcgccatcagatatatcagagcggccaaggtgctcaaaaatatctgaacacgcctctattttcAGGGCGCTAGagcgcgtgttcagatatttttgaccacctcggccgctccaGTAAATctcatggcgactgtacctattcgcaatccataactcccgcgggaacaaaataggcctttgtccttcagtacacctgcatgaaataagatctttttcgagcaagtgtgatgaaaacaatattaacaaaccTATACCAATCATGTTGCTTGCTCATAGAGGAGAGGAAATAAAACACACAAAATCTAATGGATTAGAAATTTATATTGTTGAATACAATCGACATCCACTTTCAAGAAAATTCCATACAACCACTCAAGCGGAGGTACTTGCCTCCGAGCGAACCAGACCGACCCAATATCATCGAAAATGACAATTGTACATTTTGAAAATGACAAATGTTACTACAAATCGAAATATCGTTAACTACACTAAAGATTACTTAGAATATGCAATAAAATCTCATAAATATACTAAATGAAGATCATGTGCagaaatttattgtataaagaagatatttttgttagtaaaatttCCACACACAAccattaaaatttgtaaaattcaAAGACGCTTTTTATTTCTATCCAAAAGCGTCAACCATAGATAACACAAATTGAAAGTGCACTTTAAACATTTATGTTATAAAAGCTACGTGGAAGagttttatatgaattttttgTCTTTGGTATTTTACTGTATTAGGCGATGTATGAATTGTTTTGGCACATTTTATAGATGTGGTAACGCATTGGagataaaatgcaaatacaatttTCATCAGTAATCAGGTGTTTGTTCATTTCCGACTCAAGCCACCCACTGAAAACTTttagattaaaaaaatcaaaaattttaagCGTCAGCTTCCTATCTCATATGCATATTTTGGCCTATAGATATTAAGATTTGTAGTTATTTAGGCAAAGGTCCAAATAGCAATCGTGTCACATATTCGACACAATACGTTTTACATTGTTACTTAAACTAAAAGGAACACGTGCATAAAATGGTATAAAGGTGAAACAATTTCTACATTTTGCTAGTGGTCGATAGCGATGGACGATAATTTCTAAAATGTCATCGACCAACCCAGGCATTTTTACTAGAAAAAGgcacgaaataaaaaaatggtccCACAATGGTTCCACAAGTACCTACTTGATTTTGAATACctatttcgcgcctttttctaatgATTACAATGATATGCCGGGCCATACAATGTCGCAGACATTTTGTGACAACTTTTTTACAACTAAGAGTAATCAAAGGTAAAATCGAGTATTATAGTTACGATACTATAGTAGAAAaacttttaatatttcattactATAATACCGGCACGACTTTGGCTAGGTACATACTATCTAACGATCTCAGATGCGGGAGAAGAAGAGTTATAAGATAGAGAGAGAGGTAGCGATCCTACCTATTCCTAGCTTATAACTAGTTCTCAAACTCGAAATGATTGcgacataggtacatattttagtaCCTTAGTACCTAAGCTATCGTGCACTATAGTTAAAGTTTGTTTTGCACTCATAAGCTAGTGActgaaactttattttttttaacagacGGGCGCACCGGACCGCGAACTTGATCCGATCAGTATATCTTTTTCTCGCTCTAACTTACAGCTGCGTCCTTAACGGACCACTTTCCATTCGACCGAACAGGCCTCTAACCGGACCAAGGTCTGGTACGCCCgtctgttaaatattttataatagactTAAAACAGACAATAATGCGGTAAACCTAACGTTCTAGCAGACAACCCGTACCTTCTACTCATAGTCTATCGACACCGCTAGTAAGAAGTAGGATAAAGGTAAGTAAAAATTGGTTATTCGTAATTTTAAATTCAATCTAATATCgtggaaaaatatttacaaatacaatttGGCACAGGTGATGGTGCTTGCAACAACATCGTCAATGTAAAATCTTTTATATCTTTCAAATATTcaatagtaaaatattttaaaaagtatactaAACACCTGTATTAACTACGGGCTTAATCTAAATAAAGGTTTAGGCCTATTCTTTCATGAACATTTTCACACGGATGAAAAAAAGTTGGTAGTAGGTACACTACACTACCGAATAGATTGAGCCATCTTGTAATGGCATTTTTATTCGAGATAGGGCTAAATCAGATAGAAATTATTTATCTCACGTTACAGTTATATTACCTAAGATCTACTTCCAGCAACTGTGACAaagttatttcaatataaataggTAACAGCAgtgtcttagtaagagtaaactAATGCTTAATATACGCTAGCCtattcaaataatatcaaaGTTTTATAACTAATTTCTCACTGAAAAcataacaataattattaatgaTAAGATCCTCAAAGTAAAATACTTAATGTAATACAGATAtggtgttttaaaataaaacgtggAAATTTCACAATAGGAGCgaattctatatttttttaaagtaaaagcaTAATTTATTCACAgctaattaaaaatacttagagATAAAATGACCAGCAAGTTAATACGCCTATGCTTATTTACAAGTGAGATCTTATAATAATGATTGATTAAGGATAAATACGATTAATATAAGTTTCATAAACTTTTAACTATTTACTAACTGACCAAGTCAGAGAAATGAAGGGAGAAGGCATAGGCTAGCAAACACTAATAGGTATGTAAAACGAAATGCAAATTCTGCAATTGGGAATAATGTAGGAACTGCGAATGGGCTCAAAACAATCTACTAGATGTTGCTAGTGCGTCACTTTTTGGCATAACAGTAAATACCTTAAAAAGCCCCGATAAATTCAACCATTTACaacttgaaatattttttatttatattacttaaacAAATGACAATCATCATCAAAGATATATGtaagttataatattataatttgtctCATATCTTATAAGTATACTTCGTTATTTTAGCATCAGAAAGAACTTCGCAGAAGTAAGCTTGGGGTTCCATCGGGCCCTTTCGGCGATAAAATTctgaagtaggtacataatatgtataataacgATAGACGCTTACTTCTGTGGAGCTTTTTCTACTGCTAAAAAAACAAAGTATAGACGACTACCCTCAAAAATaagaattattaattaataatcatTTAGTTTAGAGCTATGTAGGTTAGGTTATAATCGATACTTTGAAATTcacaattatatataatacttattatgCTTGAAATATTATAGTAATTCATTAATACCGAGAAACCTTAATAAGcctaatttatattttgaatatgatataaaaatatatgctgtTATGCCATAAGTAGTGACAAAGATTTGTTGATTCGCGGTCGCTAGACTATTcccttgttttctatgtaaatgCTAGTCACTGGTACAAACGGAAACActccttatgccttttgtaacaaggtccaccgatgaacagttaacagtgtgtgtgtgtgtgtgtttatgttGTTATTACTTGCTGTTTCTGCTACCAGTGACTGTGTATTTAGGCTGTATATTTCCCTTTTAATTAGTAATACTATTTGGATTTATGCAGgatgtttaaataaatgaatatgtttaATTTGCGTCTAAAAAGGTATGTTAAAAGCTGGGTGGAGGTTGATGAgtagaaaacattgttatggaaTAAGTATTATCGACTGAAGAACCAATATTTCAGTTCTCTTTCATGACTAAAGGTTAGCCACTTTCAGATTTAACTGCCAGTTCTTATGAATGAACAGCGCCAAGATCTGCCAGGTTCACTCGTACCAGTTTACCCTTCGAATCCTACCGAGCAAATCAAGGCAGCGAAACCCttgaaattaaacttaaaatctGAAACTTTAAGGTTATTTTTTGACTGGCCGATATCTTGACTAGAGGTATCAACTATTTGAGTCATGGATCTCGGAATCTTGAAAATGTCCGACCGAGGCAATGGTGCCAGCGTAGTTATAGGACGTTgggtatttattgttatgatttACATAGTTCTCGAAAAATAATGAAAGGGATGTAGTCTATAGACGTTTCGAGCGCTTACGTCATGGTGACGTCACTGACAGTTACAGTCAGTCGATGTTAGACCGGCGAGCAGAGCGGTCGTACCGCGTGATGTTTGTGTTGGCGAACCGTTGGAAAAACTACGATTCATCGTATTCGTATGGATTCGATTTCGTCATCTGATTTACTGAGGTAAATACAGTATTTTACATGTAATCACTTTTTCAACTGAAATTACACCTCGGTATCGTATTCGGGTCAATGTTTGTTGGGTATGTTTTGTGAAAAGGATTCTTTCCTGAGATTCTTTTGATTATTTTGTCACAGTTCTCAAAAGTATAATTGaacttattttataacaatgcCTCAACTTCAAAGGGTGGTGTGGGATGCGAACATTCATTCGCGGGTGAGCGTCCGCTCGCTACGTTGTCTCCCTCTCCAGCTGTTTTAAACCTATTCTGGCTCATTTTTCTAAACAAACTTACAAATATATTGGATATTTAGAGATTTACAATGCAGTCAAACGGTTTACATCAAGCAATATATCGCAGTAGTGCAGCTCAATTCAATAGGTACATCATTTCCTGcttttgtagtaaaaaaaacCGTCGATGTTAGTTTctctaaatattttgtatacatttttattttatatacacaaTATAGGCTTAATAGTTTAAGTTAAAGAATGATTtagtttttgcaataaaaagCTATAGCGGCTGAACCATCGAATTTTGCTTATTTTAGTTAAGAATAAAGGACAGACAAAATGAGCCAGAGTGCTAACCTAAGTCTACACTTAATGCTAAAAAACATTGCTAGGACTTCTAAGCCGTGctaattatacaatacaaagCCGTTTTTACCTTTTACAAAAGTCGGTATTATATTTTAACCTTTTCACCGCCAAGGTTAAGACAATTTCAAGTTCataaaaaatacgaaatatCGTAATGGCGTACGATAATTATGCTAGATTTagcattcaatttaaatttaatgctAAATTTAATAAAGGCGGTCAAAAGATTCAACGgctaaaataaagttttaagacTTAGAAATGATAAGAACAcctaaaatgtcattttattaCAATTCAATTTAGAATCAAAtgcttttttcttttaaattcacATACATTTAATCTAGCAAGAGTGTTacacttttaaatgtatttttatttaatatacgttattattaattaagttagTAAGGCTATTTTAGTAGACGATTGTCAGCATTGTCAAAACTCACACAACGGTATCTAAAACAACCTCATTTCACTACTTCAATTCATTTCACTGTGTTGACTTCCCCATTCACGATCATAACTCATCTGAATCACACGAACCTAGCCCAcatcgaagttacgctctcatttaaaaacaatattatgaaaTACGAAATATGACCATTCAAGTAACAAAGatcacaaaataatttatttggttTCACTATTTTACATTTCATTATTAACCTTCTTTTAAGTTGGCTGCGCATATCAAGCCATATATGGCGAATATGATATTTAACACTATTGACGGCagttttaaagttcaaatttcaacaaatattttttattacatgcggtaaggggtaaatttaacattttgttttttcaaaaaatcctatataatttataaagtatAGGTACTTCGTACTACTATTTTTCTACGAAAATTACAAATAAGATAAATTTGAGCGagtagaaattttacatacaataacTTCTACTCGGTCTATTTTCCTTGTTCAAAATTTTTAGGAACGAAAACTAGTataatcgccatcagatatatcggagtggccgaggtgcttaaaaatatttgaacacacACAATTTTATTGCCAGTTTTCATGTAATTGAacaatgtcgttttaaaatgagagtgtaacaTCGACTGTATGGTAGCAGGTTCATGAGATGATAaacgaaaaaatacaaatatttcatttacaaatcatacctaacaaaaataaacatattttctgGATTGTCTAAATTCGATAGTGAAGTATTCACACTTGAATTTTAATGCTTTCGGTGCCacctttttttaaaccttttcaCCACTTTCCCGTATAAATGGCACAGATAAATGAATACACGTCACGTCACAGACAGTGCAGTCGGTGCTCCAGGCGAAGATCCTCAAAATCGTATCCAAACATGTCGAGCGCTTATTCGACTTAATAATACGCCAGTAACCcgtttaaaatgattttaattgcagataAAGCTCTGATTATACTAAAGGGCAGACAATTAGTACAACCCTTTCTACTGATACAGAAACACGTCGTGTGATTTTGGCAAATGTAAGCTGGATCATTGTGGTGCGATGAGAGTTCAAACATATCAGCGACTCTAATAAAAAGGTATAGATCGCTTTCTCACTCTACATAAATCTACATACCATGTATAATATCCATCTAACTGATCTTATCACACCACAAAACCATACAGAAAAACGAAGTACATCACactacacacatacatacacattcACGCAAAACGGGATAAATCAAAGATCACAAAATGTAATCACGTTAAAATTTACCATAAAATGCCTGTACTGGCCGTTAAGGCTGTATTTGAAGCTGGAGCTGTTTTCACTAAAGCACATGATGCTTCCTATAGAAACGTTCTATCTCTATCTATGTGTTAGAGCAGGAGAGATAGTGAGAGAAATATTAATGTGTACGGCGAACTGTATTTTCCACGATCGAACACGGTACGGACCGCATTCGTTGAGTGCGAACGTGTGTTAAcgtttatcaattttttttaattagtattcGCCGATATGTAAAACATGGCCAGTACAGAAAATTCATGACTAAAAATGATTTGTAAaacaattcaataaaatatagaCAATGTAAACTTAATACAGCCGATTTAAAAAGATTTCATGGCCATAACGGTAACCATAGATAAAAGCTACATACGAAAATGGCCTTAGAATTAAACACGTATAAACAATTGATCTTTCAACGTgactaataaaaaaca includes the following:
- the LOC133524069 gene encoding tetratricopeptide repeat protein 36 homolog, with the protein product MAGLEGLSDHDKAVLRSIFDPTATIADVDVNEDTFEEADDEATTDAEKQSVQLCAQGVRLANEGKLDEALDVLSKGIELAPERASAYNDRAQLLRLMKKDDEAMTDLDRALQLTAGRKTKARALALCQRGVLLRKRGEDARPVFLEAAKLGSGFAKKQVVELNPYAALCNQMLSEVMRGEVKLAGIPEPDQ